Proteins from one Planctomyces sp. SH-PL62 genomic window:
- a CDS encoding class I SAM-dependent methyltransferase — translation MRTQEIESRVFTSFRPCGMVDASGIRIAQPPGDRVSCPSRLVVPTGLIRTEADGGARAWDVCGEAIEMIRRWSQGDADDHMGEEILVRTGDRVRRHPWWRARARLTLALLARLGVRPPARILDAGCGWGVTLEALERGGYNAVGLDVSPRILAALDRPDRTLIEADLKQPLPAEPDPGGFDAVLALDVIEHLDDDRAAVDALGSLAAPGTGRVVVSVPARPDLFSEFDSVQGHRRRYLPDRLRSAFDGSGLAVESIFWWGAWMTPILRRRVGRKEAGAEDSPAEVYLRHLRLPPWPGPQALDLAYALEHPWALRGKLRTGTSLFAVARRTG, via the coding sequence TTGCGGACGCAAGAGATCGAATCTCGGGTCTTCACCTCTTTTCGACCATGTGGCATGGTGGACGCCAGCGGAATCCGGATCGCGCAGCCCCCTGGCGATCGGGTAAGCTGTCCCTCCCGACTGGTCGTCCCGACCGGATTGATCCGAACGGAAGCCGACGGCGGCGCGAGAGCCTGGGACGTTTGCGGGGAGGCGATCGAGATGATCCGGCGTTGGTCGCAAGGGGACGCGGACGATCACATGGGAGAGGAGATCCTGGTGCGTACCGGCGATCGAGTCCGCCGCCATCCCTGGTGGCGCGCCCGCGCGCGATTGACCCTGGCATTGCTCGCTCGATTGGGCGTGCGCCCGCCCGCGCGCATCCTCGACGCCGGCTGCGGTTGGGGGGTTACTCTGGAGGCGCTTGAGCGGGGCGGCTACAACGCTGTCGGGCTCGACGTGTCGCCTCGCATCCTCGCGGCGCTCGACCGCCCGGACCGCACTCTGATCGAGGCCGATCTTAAGCAGCCCCTGCCGGCCGAGCCGGATCCCGGCGGATTCGACGCCGTCCTGGCGCTCGACGTCATCGAGCACCTCGACGACGATCGCGCGGCCGTCGACGCGCTCGGGAGCCTGGCTGCGCCGGGAACCGGACGGGTCGTCGTCAGCGTCCCCGCCCGTCCCGATCTCTTCTCGGAGTTCGACTCCGTCCAGGGGCATCGTCGCCGCTATCTTCCCGACCGGCTCCGGAGCGCGTTCGACGGCTCCGGGCTGGCGGTCGAGTCGATCTTCTGGTGGGGCGCCTGGATGACGCCGATCCTTCGACGACGGGTGGGTCGCAAGGAGGCAGGGGCCGAGGACTCGCCGGCCGAGGTCTATCTGCGTCACCTGCGGCTTCCCCCGTGGCCCGGGCCGCAGGCGCTCGATCTCGCGTACGCGCTGGAACACCCCTGGGCCTTGCGGGGGAAGCTCCGTACTGGGACTTCGTTGTTCGCCGTCGCGAGGCGGACCGGCTGA
- a CDS encoding FHA domain-containing protein — protein sequence MKVQLIVVRGKPEGKVIPLVGSKFKIGRGETCHLRPNSEQVSREHAEFTIIQGVVAVADLGSRNGTLVNGKALTAGPCPLKDRDLVQVGPLTFAVSIQDAPAAVAEAKPAAPKASPAAQETSPAAAQAPAPTPAPAAKTPGKSAKSAPEEVLNEEIDAWLVGEATASNPDVPTTVYGGDTITIAAFKDAAEAASAPAKPAPIPLEESPEEEEEEAEEVEEEEEEVLMDTLDEEEDEEEEAGEEDAESEAVEEFVDESNPFYAAKKAQQQASKATSGGATGAGGANQQFKDTSDAATEILRKLMEKRRASK from the coding sequence ATGAAAGTTCAGCTCATCGTCGTCCGGGGCAAGCCTGAGGGTAAGGTGATACCCCTGGTCGGCTCGAAGTTCAAGATCGGCCGAGGCGAGACCTGCCACCTCCGGCCCAACAGCGAACAGGTCAGCCGCGAACACGCCGAGTTCACCATCATCCAGGGCGTGGTCGCCGTCGCGGATCTCGGGAGTCGCAACGGCACGCTCGTCAATGGCAAGGCCTTGACGGCGGGCCCCTGCCCCCTGAAGGACCGCGACCTCGTCCAGGTCGGCCCGTTGACCTTCGCCGTTTCGATCCAGGACGCCCCGGCCGCCGTCGCCGAGGCCAAGCCGGCTGCCCCCAAGGCGAGCCCCGCGGCTCAGGAAACCTCCCCGGCTGCAGCCCAGGCCCCTGCTCCCACTCCCGCCCCGGCGGCCAAGACACCCGGCAAGTCCGCGAAGTCGGCTCCCGAAGAGGTTCTCAACGAAGAGATCGACGCCTGGCTGGTCGGCGAGGCCACCGCGAGCAACCCCGACGTCCCCACCACCGTCTACGGCGGGGATACGATCACCATCGCCGCGTTCAAGGACGCTGCGGAGGCCGCATCCGCCCCAGCCAAGCCTGCACCGATCCCCCTCGAGGAGTCTCCCGAAGAGGAAGAAGAGGAAGCGGAGGAAGTCGAGGAGGAAGAAGAAGAAGTCCTCATGGATACCCTCGACGAGGAGGAGGATGAGGAAGAAGAGGCTGGCGAGGAAGACGCCGAGTCCGAGGCGGTCGAGGAATTCGTCGACGAGTCGAATCCCTTCTACGCCGCCAAGAAGGCCCAGCAACAGGCCTCGAAGGCCACGTCCGGCGGTGCCACCGGTGCCGGCGGGGCCAACCAGCAGTTCAAGGACACCAGCGACGCGGCCACCGAGATCCTTCGGAAATTGATGGAGAAGCGTAGGGCCTCCAAGTAA
- the dgoD gene encoding galactonate dehydratase: MKITKIETFVCNARMRNWIFVKVQTDQDGLHGWGEATLEWHTRAVVGAIEDISQLLIGEDPTRVEHLWQMMYRQHFWHGNGIVRGTAISGIDLALWDIVGKIHGVPCHKLWGGAVRDHIRLYCHLGGGRMEDFYQTDPADARRFGDLAQRAVAQGFTAFKSMAVPETMPLEGLRPLKYAEACVKAMRDAVGDDIDIMVDCHARPSPRMGLRFAKVLEPYGLYFFEEPCWPETIEDIALIQRSVSTPIATGERLVSQHAFRELLERRACSVLQPDITHCGGLSEARRIAAMAEAYRVALAPHNPQGPVSTAASLEFGFATPSYIICEAVLDDVPWRSEVVREGFTIVPEGRIVLPNTLPGLGIEIDEEAIKKYPFEQEVLLRSFYRDGSVGDW, translated from the coding sequence ATGAAGATCACGAAGATCGAGACGTTCGTCTGCAACGCGAGGATGCGAAACTGGATCTTCGTCAAGGTCCAGACCGACCAGGACGGCCTCCACGGCTGGGGCGAGGCCACCCTGGAGTGGCACACCCGCGCGGTGGTCGGGGCGATCGAAGACATCTCGCAGCTCCTGATCGGCGAAGACCCGACCCGGGTCGAGCACCTCTGGCAGATGATGTACCGCCAGCATTTCTGGCACGGCAACGGCATCGTCCGCGGGACGGCGATCAGCGGCATCGACCTGGCGCTCTGGGACATCGTCGGCAAGATCCACGGGGTTCCCTGCCACAAGCTCTGGGGGGGCGCCGTCCGCGACCACATCCGGCTCTACTGCCACCTGGGCGGGGGCCGGATGGAGGACTTCTATCAGACCGATCCCGCCGACGCCCGCCGCTTCGGCGACCTGGCCCAGCGCGCCGTTGCGCAGGGCTTCACCGCCTTCAAGTCGATGGCCGTGCCCGAGACCATGCCGCTCGAAGGGCTCCGTCCCTTGAAGTACGCGGAGGCCTGCGTCAAGGCGATGCGCGACGCGGTCGGCGACGACATCGACATCATGGTCGACTGCCACGCCCGCCCCTCGCCGCGGATGGGGCTTCGGTTCGCCAAGGTCCTCGAACCCTACGGCCTCTACTTCTTCGAGGAACCGTGCTGGCCCGAGACGATCGAGGACATCGCGCTCATCCAGCGTTCGGTCTCGACCCCGATCGCGACCGGCGAACGCCTCGTGTCGCAACACGCCTTCCGCGAACTCCTGGAACGTCGGGCCTGCAGCGTCCTCCAGCCCGACATCACCCACTGCGGCGGGCTGTCCGAGGCGCGTCGGATCGCCGCGATGGCCGAGGCCTACCGCGTCGCGCTCGCGCCTCACAACCCACAGGGGCCCGTCAGCACCGCCGCGTCGCTCGAATTCGGCTTCGCCACACCGTCTTACATCATCTGCGAGGCCGTCCTCGACGACGTCCCCTGGCGTTCGGAGGTCGTTCGCGAGGGCTTCACCATCGTGCCCGAGGGACGCATCGTGCTCCCGAACACGCTCCCGGGCCTGGGGATCGAGATCGACGAGGAAGCCATCAAGAAATATCCATTCGAACAGGAAGTCCTGCTCCGGAGCTTCTACCGAGACGGCAGCGTCGGGGACTGGTGA
- a CDS encoding AAA family ATPase, whose amino-acid sequence MSSAEILAERSSFEDAHHGLGLLIGRLETMVVGQRPLIEKLIVALLAGGHVLVEGVPGLAKTRVVRAMAQALDLPFRRIQFTPDLLPADLTGTQIYRPSTGTFDVRPGPIVTSVLLADEINRAPAKVQSALLEAMQEGQVTVGDETILLPETFWVLATQNPIEHEGTYPLPEAQLDRFLLKVLVGYPDRGSELTMLDLPSVVEASHPEAREDGPPPVFNPGDVARLRRLTSSIEVAPAIKEYVVDLVRATRDPEAYGLGLAPLIELGASPRATLSLVRAARAHALLDRREYVTPHDVKSLARDVLRHRIVISYEADAEGLSVDEILLKILDHIPVP is encoded by the coding sequence ATGTCCAGTGCCGAAATTCTCGCGGAAAGATCGTCGTTCGAAGACGCCCATCACGGCCTCGGGCTGCTGATCGGACGTCTCGAAACGATGGTCGTCGGGCAGCGGCCCCTGATCGAAAAGTTGATCGTCGCTCTGCTGGCGGGGGGACACGTCCTCGTCGAGGGGGTTCCCGGTCTCGCCAAGACGCGGGTCGTCCGCGCGATGGCGCAGGCCCTCGACTTGCCGTTTCGACGGATCCAGTTCACCCCGGACCTGCTCCCCGCCGACCTCACCGGGACGCAGATTTATCGGCCGTCGACCGGCACGTTCGACGTCCGGCCGGGGCCCATCGTCACCAGCGTCCTCCTCGCCGACGAGATCAATCGGGCCCCCGCGAAGGTCCAGAGCGCCCTGCTGGAAGCGATGCAGGAGGGGCAGGTAACCGTCGGCGACGAGACGATCCTCCTCCCCGAGACCTTCTGGGTCCTCGCCACGCAGAACCCGATCGAGCACGAGGGGACCTACCCCCTGCCCGAGGCCCAACTCGACCGATTCCTCCTCAAGGTGCTGGTCGGCTATCCTGATCGAGGCTCCGAACTCACGATGCTCGACCTGCCGAGCGTCGTCGAGGCCTCCCATCCGGAAGCCCGAGAGGACGGACCACCGCCGGTCTTCAACCCCGGCGACGTCGCCCGACTCCGCAGGCTGACCTCCTCGATCGAAGTCGCCCCGGCGATCAAGGAGTACGTCGTGGACCTCGTCCGCGCCACGCGCGACCCCGAGGCTTACGGCCTGGGGCTCGCCCCGCTGATCGAGCTGGGGGCGAGCCCTCGCGCGACGCTCTCGCTGGTGCGGGCCGCTCGCGCCCACGCGCTGCTCGATCGCCGCGAGTACGTCACTCCTCACGACGTCAAGTCGCTGGCTCGCGACGTGCTCCGTCATCGGATCGTGATCAGTTATGAGGCCGACGCGGAGGGGCTCTCCGTCGACGAGATCCTCCTGAAGATCCTCGACCACATCCCCGTCCCCTGA
- a CDS encoding SIR2 family NAD-dependent protein deacylase yields MEPIRSEDPAGELSEDDARGVERVVQRLRKARRVLAVTGAGMSADSGMPTYRGVGGLYRSERLTPHGIAIEEVLSGPMFEARPDLTWNYLKEIERACRGARPNRGHEVLAEMDDYFDAVWILTQNVDGLHQEAGSKNVLDVHGDLHTLRCTNCDRRSRVDDYDGFDDLPRCPACKGVLRPDVVLFNESVDPNKIRRLEIELMKGFDLVFSIGTSSLFDYIVAPLRFAQAAGKPTVEINPDFTAMTDLVDVKIRARAALALDRIWDDHLAWWPHT; encoded by the coding sequence ATGGAGCCGATCCGCTCCGAGGATCCCGCCGGGGAGCTTTCCGAAGACGACGCGCGCGGCGTCGAACGAGTCGTCCAGCGACTCCGCAAGGCACGCCGGGTCCTGGCGGTCACCGGGGCGGGGATGTCCGCCGATTCCGGGATGCCGACTTATCGCGGGGTCGGCGGCCTCTATCGGTCCGAGCGGCTCACCCCCCACGGGATCGCGATCGAGGAGGTCCTGTCCGGGCCCATGTTCGAGGCCAGGCCCGACCTCACCTGGAACTACCTCAAGGAAATCGAGCGGGCCTGCCGGGGCGCGCGGCCCAATCGCGGCCACGAGGTCCTCGCGGAGATGGACGACTACTTCGATGCGGTCTGGATCCTCACCCAGAACGTCGACGGACTCCACCAGGAGGCCGGCTCGAAGAACGTGCTCGACGTCCACGGCGACCTCCATACGCTCCGATGCACGAACTGCGACCGGCGGTCGCGGGTCGACGACTACGACGGATTCGACGACCTGCCGCGCTGCCCGGCCTGCAAGGGGGTGCTCCGTCCCGACGTCGTCCTGTTCAACGAATCCGTCGATCCGAACAAGATCCGCCGGCTCGAAATCGAGCTGATGAAGGGCTTCGACCTGGTCTTCAGCATCGGCACCAGCAGCCTGTTCGACTACATCGTCGCCCCCCTCCGATTCGCGCAGGCGGCCGGCAAGCCCACGGTCGAGATCAACCCGGACTTCACCGCCATGACGGATCTGGTCGACGTGAAAATCCGCGCGCGGGCGGCGCTGGCGCTCGATCGGATTTGGGACGATCACCTGGCCTGGTGGCCCCACACCTGA
- a CDS encoding neutral/alkaline non-lysosomal ceramidase N-terminal domain-containing protein, with protein sequence MSEHPTMKRRFSAVLLLGLAAVAATAGDARAKEVDVGVARVDVSPTGPIWLHGYLARSAESNGVSHPIFAKALAIGSDEQKPVVLISVDSLGVSEEIVGEVAARLERRVGLPRERLALGASHTHYAPMLAGVAPNIFGKPITAEQQARVDAYTRDFIDKLERVCLDALADRKPATLSWAQGEVGFAANRRTPGGPVDHSLPVLRAVSADGKVRAVVTNYACHCTTIDPADNLVDGDWAGAAQRGIEADNPGCIALTVVGCGADSNPNPRRNQADSETHGRTLADEVARLMKGEWKPVDGPPAASLERFELPYDVLPTREDLQKLIAAGGPPGYNASVQLAKLDRGEKLPETLPYSAQAWKFGDDLLMIFLPGEVVVDYVLRIKKEFDASRTWVTAYANDAPCYIPSERILKEGGYEGGGAMVYYARPTKFKPGLEQIILDAVHRIVGPGFEPPAPADEPEAAKVDDENPPPLTAEEALQTFRTRPGLKMELVAAEPLIESPVTVDFGADGKLWVCEMRDYPSGMDGKYKPGGVVKVLEDRDHDGRYDTATTFIEDLPFPTGVTCWRKGVLICAAPQIIYAEDTDGDGKADVRKTLYEGFATENYQARVNGLAYDADGWVYGANGLIGGRIHGRANGVDIDLGGRDFRFKPDLGVFEPAAGLTQQGRVHDDWGNQFGGNNSVLLQHYPLPEHYIRRNPRVPAPAPLVIPQGDADPGKLFPASRTLTRYNEPHNANRVTSASSPLIHRDPLLGEEYFGDGFACESVHNLVRRVVLEPKGVTYGGHRAADEQDHEFLASTDSWFRPVQVRTGPDGALWVVDMYRFVIEHPRWISPERLATLDVRAGADKGRIYRLVPEGRPLRPVANLDAMSTSDLAAALDTPNGTVRDTVQRLLDHRQDHAAKPVLAGLARSSQVPEVRAQALAALDVLGDLDAEVLVSALADEHPGVRGRAVRIAETRLAAVAEIGAAVLKLADDPDLRVRYQVALSLGEWSAPEAGRSLGEIAVRDGGDPWLRAAVLSSATPHARAILEVLIAQAGPEGPSPTLVEPLIATIAGAQDREAIASALALIASGGAEKPARWRLGAVAELLDASHDDKLAADPAVLPLIVAARAMVADAEAPEADRIAALRLLGRNADDRDADRAAIADRLDPAESGDVQAAALRGLARLGDADSADAVIARWGRLGPASQSVALDALIAREESVTALLAGMEAGRVPPSQIGAQHRERLLQFGSEALRKRAEAAFGSLKIGARQDVLAAYDAARTKPGDQARGQAVFTRACAICHKLNDAGVEVGPDLAALTDVSPEALLTAILDPNREVDARYVSYNAALKDGRSLSGMITNETASAITLKRQEGLTDVVLRDDLEEIASSGRSLMPEGLENDLTPADLADLIAYLARGSTHPKAQEGNRPEIVKAGPKGVIRLTAANAEIYGPSLVFESEHQNLGYWHAATDHAAWTFEVDHGAMFNVALEWACDDASAGNAYTLSLGRQTFRGVVPSTGGWGAYRKASIANQVFHKAVHRIELRPDGPLHGALADIRAIILTPGEAGDVETVADAKPEPTADPKPESVADASRAILDPKTPAPEREALIARFADQSAELIAAMADGLDQADEAEQYRRIPAIWQVAIAAGRRNADAELRKILDVSLPAEAAAKLTDWRSVVLGGGLINGVSQAGPLPGPRFDAILRDEPALKARWDRSIALAVQMADEDAVRKGTRYDALRMLGVEGWDEHGDHLVRYLAEGVDPELHQGAVCALADIPSPRIVAPLLEALGRLTPGNREFAMQALIRDGDRIEAVIDALEAGRVGADALSEDVRKALVDPSRSRSADRAKRLLDASPSKAK encoded by the coding sequence CCGGAGTGGCCCCCAACATCTTCGGCAAGCCGATCACCGCCGAACAGCAAGCTCGGGTCGACGCGTACACGCGCGATTTCATCGACAAGCTTGAACGCGTGTGCCTCGACGCCCTGGCCGACCGCAAGCCCGCGACGCTCTCGTGGGCGCAGGGAGAGGTCGGCTTCGCGGCCAATCGGAGGACGCCCGGCGGGCCGGTCGACCACAGTCTGCCGGTCCTGCGGGCCGTCTCGGCCGACGGGAAGGTCCGGGCCGTCGTGACCAACTACGCCTGCCACTGCACGACCATCGACCCCGCGGACAATCTGGTCGACGGCGACTGGGCCGGGGCGGCCCAGCGGGGCATCGAGGCCGACAATCCCGGCTGCATCGCGCTCACCGTCGTCGGCTGCGGCGCGGATTCGAATCCCAACCCCCGGCGGAATCAGGCCGACTCCGAGACCCACGGCCGCACGCTGGCCGACGAGGTCGCGCGATTGATGAAGGGCGAATGGAAGCCCGTCGACGGCCCGCCCGCCGCCTCCCTGGAACGGTTCGAGCTACCTTACGACGTCCTGCCGACCCGCGAGGATCTCCAGAAGCTGATCGCCGCCGGCGGCCCGCCGGGCTACAACGCGTCGGTCCAGCTCGCCAAGCTCGATCGGGGCGAGAAGCTCCCCGAGACGCTCCCCTACTCCGCGCAGGCCTGGAAGTTCGGCGACGACCTCCTGATGATCTTCCTCCCCGGCGAGGTCGTCGTCGACTACGTCCTCCGGATCAAGAAGGAATTCGACGCGTCGCGGACGTGGGTCACCGCGTACGCGAACGACGCCCCCTGCTACATCCCCTCCGAGCGGATCCTCAAGGAAGGCGGATACGAAGGGGGCGGCGCGATGGTCTACTACGCCCGCCCGACAAAGTTCAAGCCGGGCCTGGAACAGATCATCCTCGACGCCGTCCACCGCATCGTCGGCCCGGGCTTCGAGCCCCCGGCCCCGGCCGACGAGCCCGAGGCCGCCAAGGTCGACGACGAGAACCCTCCTCCGCTCACCGCGGAGGAGGCCCTTCAGACCTTTCGGACCAGGCCCGGCCTGAAGATGGAGTTGGTCGCGGCCGAGCCGCTGATCGAGAGCCCCGTCACCGTCGATTTCGGCGCCGACGGCAAGCTCTGGGTCTGCGAGATGCGCGACTACCCTTCCGGCATGGACGGCAAGTACAAGCCCGGCGGCGTCGTCAAGGTCCTCGAAGACCGCGATCATGACGGCCGATACGACACCGCCACCACCTTCATCGAGGATCTCCCCTTCCCGACCGGCGTCACCTGCTGGCGCAAAGGGGTCTTGATCTGCGCCGCCCCCCAGATCATCTACGCCGAGGACACCGACGGCGACGGCAAGGCCGACGTCCGCAAGACGCTCTACGAAGGCTTCGCGACCGAGAACTACCAGGCGCGGGTGAACGGGCTCGCCTACGACGCGGACGGCTGGGTCTACGGCGCCAACGGGCTGATCGGCGGCCGGATCCACGGCCGGGCCAACGGCGTCGACATCGACCTGGGCGGTCGCGATTTCCGCTTCAAGCCCGACCTGGGCGTCTTCGAGCCGGCTGCCGGGCTGACCCAGCAGGGTCGAGTCCACGACGATTGGGGCAACCAGTTCGGCGGCAACAACAGCGTCCTCCTTCAGCATTATCCGCTCCCGGAGCATTACATCCGCCGCAATCCCCGCGTCCCCGCCCCCGCGCCCCTGGTGATCCCGCAAGGCGACGCCGACCCCGGCAAGCTCTTCCCGGCCAGCCGCACGCTGACTCGCTACAACGAGCCCCACAACGCCAACCGCGTCACCAGCGCCAGCAGCCCGCTGATCCATCGGGACCCGCTGCTCGGCGAGGAGTACTTCGGCGACGGCTTCGCGTGCGAGTCGGTCCATAACCTCGTCCGGCGGGTCGTCCTGGAGCCGAAAGGGGTGACGTACGGCGGCCATCGCGCGGCGGACGAGCAGGACCACGAGTTCCTGGCCTCGACCGATTCCTGGTTCCGCCCCGTGCAGGTCCGCACCGGGCCCGACGGCGCGCTCTGGGTCGTCGACATGTACCGCTTCGTCATCGAACACCCGCGCTGGATCAGCCCCGAACGGCTGGCGACGCTCGACGTCCGGGCCGGGGCCGACAAGGGCCGCATCTATCGCCTCGTCCCCGAGGGCCGCCCTCTTCGGCCGGTCGCGAACCTGGACGCGATGTCGACGTCCGACCTCGCCGCCGCCCTCGACACCCCGAACGGCACGGTGCGCGACACGGTCCAGCGCCTCCTCGATCATCGTCAGGACCACGCCGCCAAGCCCGTCCTGGCCGGGCTGGCTCGCTCCAGCCAGGTTCCCGAGGTGCGCGCCCAGGCCCTGGCGGCGCTCGACGTCCTCGGCGATCTCGACGCCGAGGTCCTCGTCTCCGCCCTGGCCGACGAGCATCCGGGCGTGCGCGGACGCGCCGTCAGGATCGCGGAGACCCGTCTCGCCGCCGTGGCCGAGATCGGGGCCGCCGTCCTGAAGCTGGCCGACGATCCGGACCTCCGCGTGCGTTATCAGGTGGCGCTCAGCCTGGGCGAATGGTCCGCCCCCGAAGCCGGCCGCTCCCTGGGCGAGATCGCCGTCCGCGACGGCGGCGACCCCTGGCTCCGCGCCGCGGTGCTCAGCTCCGCAACTCCGCACGCTCGCGCGATTCTGGAAGTCCTGATCGCCCAGGCGGGGCCGGAGGGTCCCTCACCCACGCTCGTCGAGCCCCTGATCGCGACGATCGCCGGGGCGCAAGACCGCGAGGCGATCGCCTCGGCCCTGGCCCTGATCGCCTCGGGCGGCGCCGAAAAGCCCGCCCGCTGGCGGCTAGGCGCAGTCGCGGAACTGCTGGACGCCTCCCATGACGACAAGTTGGCGGCCGATCCGGCCGTCCTCCCCTTGATCGTCGCCGCGCGAGCGATGGTCGCGGACGCCGAAGCTCCCGAAGCCGATCGGATCGCGGCCTTGCGGCTCCTGGGCCGGAACGCCGACGATCGCGACGCCGACCGGGCCGCGATCGCCGATCGCCTCGATCCCGCCGAGTCCGGCGACGTCCAGGCCGCCGCCCTTCGCGGCCTGGCGCGGCTGGGCGACGCCGACTCGGCCGACGCGGTCATCGCCCGCTGGGGCCGGCTCGGCCCGGCCTCCCAGTCCGTCGCGCTCGACGCCTTGATCGCCCGCGAGGAGTCCGTGACGGCGCTCCTCGCCGGCATGGAGGCTGGACGCGTCCCCCCCTCGCAGATCGGCGCCCAGCACCGCGAGCGGCTCTTGCAGTTCGGCTCCGAGGCGCTCCGCAAACGGGCGGAGGCCGCATTCGGATCGCTCAAGATCGGCGCCCGGCAAGATGTCCTCGCCGCCTATGACGCAGCGAGGACGAAGCCCGGCGACCAGGCTCGCGGCCAGGCCGTGTTCACCCGGGCCTGCGCCATCTGCCACAAGCTCAACGACGCCGGCGTGGAAGTCGGCCCCGACCTGGCGGCGCTCACGGACGTCTCTCCCGAGGCCCTGCTGACCGCCATCCTCGACCCGAATCGCGAGGTCGACGCCCGCTACGTCAGCTACAACGCCGCGCTCAAGGACGGCCGCAGCCTCTCCGGGATGATCACCAACGAGACCGCAAGCGCGATCACGCTGAAGCGCCAGGAAGGCTTGACGGACGTCGTCCTCCGCGACGACCTGGAGGAGATCGCCTCCTCGGGCCGCTCGCTCATGCCCGAAGGCCTGGAGAACGACCTCACGCCCGCCGACCTCGCGGACCTCATCGCGTACCTGGCCCGAGGCTCGACGCATCCGAAGGCGCAGGAAGGCAACCGGCCCGAGATCGTCAAGGCGGGCCCCAAGGGCGTGATCCGCCTGACCGCCGCCAACGCCGAGATCTACGGCCCCAGCCTCGTCTTCGAGTCGGAACATCAGAACCTCGGCTACTGGCACGCCGCGACCGACCACGCCGCCTGGACGTTCGAGGTCGACCATGGCGCGATGTTCAACGTGGCCCTGGAATGGGCCTGCGACGACGCCTCCGCGGGCAACGCCTACACCCTTTCGTTGGGGAGGCAGACGTTCCGGGGCGTGGTCCCCAGCACCGGAGGTTGGGGGGCTTACCGTAAGGCGTCGATCGCCAACCAGGTGTTCCACAAGGCCGTCCACCGGATCGAGCTTCGCCCCGACGGACCGTTGCACGGCGCGCTCGCCGACATCCGCGCGATCATCCTGACCCCCGGCGAGGCCGGCGACGTCGAGACCGTCGCTGATGCGAAGCCGGAACCGACAGCCGACCCGAAGCCGGAGTCGGTCGCCGACGCCTCCCGGGCGATCCTCGATCCCAAGACCCCCGCCCCGGAGCGTGAGGCCCTGATCGCCCGGTTCGCCGACCAGTCGGCCGAACTGATCGCCGCCATGGCTGACGGCCTCGATCAGGCGGACGAGGCCGAGCAGTATCGCCGCATCCCCGCCATCTGGCAGGTGGCGATCGCCGCGGGTCGTCGTAACGCCGACGCCGAGCTTCGCAAGATCCTCGACGTCTCCCTCCCGGCCGAGGCCGCCGCCAAGCTCACCGACTGGCGCTCGGTGGTCCTGGGGGGCGGACTCATCAACGGCGTCAGCCAGGCCGGGCCGCTCCCCGGCCCTCGGTTCGACGCGATCCTCCGTGACGAGCCGGCCCTGAAGGCGCGATGGGACCGCTCGATCGCGCTGGCGGTCCAGATGGCGGACGAGGACGCCGTGCGCAAGGGGACGCGATACGACGCGCTCCGCATGCTCGGCGTCGAGGGCTGGGACGAGCACGGGGACCATCTGGTCCGCTATCTGGCCGAAGGGGTCGACCCCGAGTTGCACCAGGGGGCGGTGTGCGCCCTGGCCGACATCCCGTCTCCCCGGATCGTCGCCCCGCTCCTGGAGGCCCTCGGCCGGCTGACGCCCGGGAACCGCGAGTTCGCGATGCAGGCCCTGATCCGCGACGGCGATCGAATCGAGGCCGTCATCGATGCGCTGGAAGCCGGCCGGGTCGGCGCCGACGCCCTCAGCGAAGACGTTCGGAAGGCCCTCGTCGATCCCTCGCGAAGCCGATCGGCCGATCGGGCGAAGCGTCTCCTGGACGCTTCGCCTTCGAAGGCCAAGTAA